DNA from Tripterygium wilfordii isolate XIE 37 chromosome 15, ASM1340144v1, whole genome shotgun sequence:
CAGCCGGGGAGCCGCACTCATCTCCATCGTTCGTGTCAAAAACCTTCTCGCATAATACCGTCACATTCACAGCCAACCCCAAACTCCACTCTATCCAATCTCCAGAAATTCCGTGCAGCCTGGATTGTGTCTGCAATAAAACCAAGTACACAAATttcaaaccccaaaaaaaaggtgaatTGAAGAAACATAGATCAATAATTGTAATTAATAGAGTGGAAAAACCCAATTTGTAGGGTCGGAAGAAACATGAATCAAAGGTTCAGTTAAAATTGGTTGCTTCAGTTATGCCTCAAAACTTCGGTGGAAGAACGTTGGCGCGGATATGctgtgatgtttttttttttttggttttcaggGAAGACCCTGTAAGGCAAGGCAAGGAGAGGGTGAAGATTTTGAACCTTGCAACAGGGAGACGGACAGTCCTTGCCAATCTCATCCTCCTAGTGGATTTCTTTTTCTCGTAAATTATTGAATATTATTCCTATCTATGTTTGCTCAGAAAGgatgctggtttttttttttttaattacttttacTACGTTGACTATCATTCATTTtcacaaaatatattttgaggggaaaaaaaggacACAGAAATGCTTCACATTATTGTACTGGCATCTCTATTTGTCTGCCAAAAAAAATGTGTGGCTTAGGAATGAGATTGGTAAAAGATCTTGACTCAGTTTGATAGGCAAAGCAATTTCTTTTGTGATATTTTGCAAAAAGAGGACAGTATTGTGTGTTACTGAGATCACTAGGAAATATCAGTTGAATCGTAAGTGGTGAACTCTTGGTCTTGTTTGCCATTATTGTTGCTAGCTGttcgttttcttttcttttcttttttttgttcattttcaggCATATTTATCTGAGGTAAGTTGTTAGTGCTACATTATTTCGTGTAATAATATTACAATTGATGATGAATCCGGAGTTCCGTTAGATTTTGTGAATGGTTGGTTGCTTTGCTTTCTATTGTAATGACACTCAAAGCAACTGTTCGATAGAATGCTCTGCAACCCAAAGTCTCTGCTGCgccaaaaacccattaagataaATCTTATATAGAAAATTTTGCGCGCTTTATCTGATAATTAACCACAAGTTACCCTCAAAACTTACcatggaacaaaaaaaagaagcaaacctACCTTTTGACTGGGGCATACTTGAGAATGAAtggttttttcccctttttataAGGAGGAAGTATTAGTCCCAAAACCATCTTACTGCAATATATGTGCAGAAGGAAAGAGGAACAGAAACAAAGGAAGGCTATGGCTCATGAGAACAAGATACTAATAATTGGAGCAACTGGGTATCTAGGAAAATTCATGGTGAAGGCAAGCGTATCAATGGGCCATCCGACTTACGCTTATGTTCGCCCAATCAAACCAGATTCCGACCCTTCCAAGCTAAAGACACACGAGGAATTTAGATCCATGGGAGTCTCTGTGTTCCAAGTAATACAGTTTGTGCACCTTAGTTTCAATTGATATAGACTTATGGATGTACATCATACATAATTTGTTCACAGGGTGAGTTAGATGACCACGGAAGGCTTGTTTCAGCTCTGCGACAAGTAGATGTTGTCATTTCTACAGTCGGAGTTCCTCAATATCTTCACCAACTCAACATAATTAGTGCTGTGAAAGAAGTTGGCACTATAAAGGTATAAACCAAGCCCTTCctttacatatatgatatatggtaAATTGGTAATCAACTAATCATGGATATGGCAATGTAACTATGTGCAGAGATTTGTACCCTCCGAATATGGAAATGAAGTGGATAGAGTAAGCGGGCTCCCGCCGTTTGAAGCTCTGTCCGagaggaagaggaaaaaaaggagGGCAACAGAAGCAGCAGGACTATCATACACTTATGTTTCTGCAAATTCATTTGCAGCATACTTCATTGATTACTTTCTCCATCCACGCGAGTCGCGCGACAATGTCGTAGTTTATGGTACTGGTGAAGCCAAAGGTGATTAGCAGTTTATTCTCATCACGCATTCAAATCCAAATTAGCTAATGAActgatatttttaattatatgtgtatatatatgtatattatgtgCAGCGGTGCTGAATTATGAAGAAGATGTGGCTGCGTACACCGTTAAAGCAGCCACAGATCCAAGAACAGCCAATAGTGTCGTTATCTGCAGGCCCTCAAACAACATTGTCTCTCAACTAGACCTCATATCTATGTGGGAGACAAAGACGGGACACACTTGCGAAAAAGTTTATGTTCATGAGGATGAGCTCATCAAACTCACCCAGAGTAAGATATGCTCGATCCAACTCATCAAGCCCCGGGCCGGACTTTTGTATAAGCGGTTACAGCTTTATATGAAGTCCAAGTCCAGCCCAGCCTAGCCTGGCCCAACAAGTAAGAGAACAGGCTAGATGGGCCGGGCCTGGCAGGTCTCTTTGCCCGTGATCAAGCCTACACCTCAacttcggtttttttttttttttttttttgtaagaagTCTTAAGAATCTcagttttttttgtctcaattatCCCAAATACTGAGATGGATGGACACACGATTTCATAGTCATCATATAAGGTCtatgatttcacatgaatcatgtgtTCCATCACAACATTTGGGATTGCCTGAGAAAAACACTGAGatcctaaatatttttattttttttattgaaaattgaGTTACGTAATTTCTTGCTTTACAGCTTTACCCTACCCAGAAAACATTCCGGCGGCAGTGCTACACAATATATTCATTCAGGGAGATCAAATGAGCTTTGAATTAAGTGGTGATGATTTGGAGGCATCAAAGCTATACCCTGATTACAACTACACTTGCGTCGATGGAATCCTTGATATTTGCTTGGTCAATCCTCCAAAACCCAAATTAGCAACATTAGCATGACTACCCTTTCAATATTAATTCCTAGCTAAATGTCAATGTTATTGTGTTTAATCCTTTGTTTAATGAACATTTGCTTGGACTTTGGTTTTAGTTAGTATTGTACAAAAGAGTACATgatgaaaaatcccacatcAGACATGCCAATCtgagtgatttataaacaacGATTCACTCTCTCACACAATGAAGATCTTTATTCTGTGCTTAAGGACCATGGGTTTAGTCTCAACGTgaaaaatattgatttgtaatgtTTGTGGTGGATTTTATAACAATATAAAGCGAGATCGAATTGAGAGATCGGCTGAACTACACCCAGCGGACACCTGTTGCTCAGCAGTTGgcattccaatctcaacaaaatCAGTCAAGTTTTTAGCTTTGATTACAAGTCTCTTATCCAGTTATCCCCTACCAAGC
Protein-coding regions in this window:
- the LOC120017119 gene encoding isoeugenol synthase 1-like isoform X2 produces the protein MCRRKEEQKQRKAMAHENKILIIGATGYLGKFMVKASVSMGHPTYAYVRPIKPDSDPSKLKTHEEFRSMGVSVFQGELDDHGRLVSALRQVDVVISTVGVPQYLHQLNIISAVKEVGTIKRFVPSEYGNEVDRVSGLPPFEALSERKRKKRRATEAAGLSYTYVSANSFAAYFIDYFLHPRESRDNVVVYAVLNYEEDVAAYTVKAATDPRTANSVVICRPSNNIVSQLDLISMWETKTGHTCEKVYVHEDELIKLTQTLPYPENIPAAVLHNIFIQGDQMSFELSGDDLEASKLYPDYNYTCVDGILDICLVNPPKPKLATLA
- the LOC120017121 gene encoding uncharacterized protein LOC120017121 — its product is MYKAHSKDSTHKPKYPGPIDEKPAKKKQRESAQPGSRTHLHRSCQKPSRIIPSHSQPTPNSTLSNLQKFRAAWIVSAIKPSTQISNPKKKGRPCKARQGEGEDFEPCNRETDSPCQSHPPSGFLFLVNY
- the LOC120017119 gene encoding isoeugenol synthase 1-like isoform X1; this encodes MCRRKEEQKQRKAMAHENKILIIGATGYLGKFMVKASVSMGHPTYAYVRPIKPDSDPSKLKTHEEFRSMGVSVFQGELDDHGRLVSALRQVDVVISTVGVPQYLHQLNIISAVKEVGTIKRFVPSEYGNEVDRVSGLPPFEALSERKRKKRRATEAAGLSYTYVSANSFAAYFIDYFLHPRESRDNVVVYGTGEAKAVLNYEEDVAAYTVKAATDPRTANSVVICRPSNNIVSQLDLISMWETKTGHTCEKVYVHEDELIKLTQTLPYPENIPAAVLHNIFIQGDQMSFELSGDDLEASKLYPDYNYTCVDGILDICLVNPPKPKLATLA
- the LOC120017119 gene encoding isoeugenol synthase 1-like isoform X3; amino-acid sequence: MAHENKILIIGATGYLGKFMVKASVSMGHPTYAYVRPIKPDSDPSKLKTHEEFRSMGVSVFQGELDDHGRLVSALRQVDVVISTVGVPQYLHQLNIISAVKEVGTIKRFVPSEYGNEVDRVSGLPPFEALSERKRKKRRATEAAGLSYTYVSANSFAAYFIDYFLHPRESRDNVVVYGTGEAKAVLNYEEDVAAYTVKAATDPRTANSVVICRPSNNIVSQLDLISMWETKTGHTCEKVYVHEDELIKLTQTLPYPENIPAAVLHNIFIQGDQMSFELSGDDLEASKLYPDYNYTCVDGILDICLVNPPKPKLATLA